The region TTATCTGTGTGCCTTTTTTTTAATGAGCAAGGTCATGGGAGGTGAAATCACTTTCCCTTTGACTCCCCATGCAAACTTCATTTTTTTGGTCCTCTTTATATACCTGAACTTTTGGCACTCCATTGACTTCAGCCCCTTGTTATTTAAGAGCAACAACTTCAGGTGCCTTTTGCCTCCTTCTCCAATTGAAATGTTATGATTTCAAGCAACCCTCTTCCCATCCACATCCTACCAGCTAATGCCACATCTAAAGTAATTGGATCACATGTAAATCACCTGCAACATTTGCTCAAAAATTAAAGAATATTTTACAAGACTTTAGTTGCACAGATCCTCCAAGAAGTTCTTAGGGATGCCCTGGATAATTTCATGAATGCCTCTTTGCACCCTTTTATAAcagaggccaacacacattttgcttccttaaacgttacaccaatacctgggtatatttggggtgctgattccaaaaatggcatcctttttgcccaatcacgtctagttttggagacacggcatagcctctttagtgaatggttcaagcagcttcctcatgaggaagcctacaccatgaggctatactatatacactaatgaaactatgctgtatctccaaaactagacgtgatagggcacaacagatgccatttttggaatcaacaccccaaattcatatcaaaccaccataaattttgggaaaaacttttctgaccctcaattttgtaggcctgtgtaatcagcctCATCATAAAAATAATCTGCACTTGAATGAGTTAAGGAAGATATGAGGGATGAGTTGAACTTGAATGAGTTAAGCCTTGCAGTCTAATAGATACAGTTCTTATAGGAGGAATGGAGATAGAGAAAGAGGAGGGAATCAAATTCTGATACCAGCTGTTGCTAACATATTAGCATTATCTAATAAGAAGGAAGCAAGAGACACTTCTGGAAGGGGAAGAACCAAGCAGCCATTAATCTCAGCTGCTGGAAAAGGGAAGCTGTTGTGTGGCTTGTAAGTGGGTTGGTGTCTATCCAGCCTCTGGAAAGGATTGCTGGGTTGCAACCAGGAAACAGCTCAAATCCATCTTTGTTCCTTCATTGCACATCAAAAATCTTCTTGCAATGTGGAAGACTGTACCTTCCCCAATGCTTAAgtgttttaggcccaaatcccaaccaactttctagcactggcatagctgtgccaatgggtcgtgtgctgcatcctgcagttgggtggcattcacggagccctcctcaaagtaacggaatgtttgttccctcggagctgcattgcccttatgtcggtgctggaaagtgggtaaggattgtACCCCTAGATAAGTATAACCATGTGCAACAGATCAGCAGCAAGAGGTTGCTGCAGCACTTCAACCTTGTTCCTGTGGCTCACCTTCTTCTGCCAACTGGTGCAGAACAAAATTCAAAGTTCCGCTTGCTTCAGGAGTCTGGAGGGTGAGCAATGGGATGCAGAAagagcatggttggcaaccttcagtctcgaaagactatggtataagcctacagcacctggtattcccaagcggtctcccatccaggtactaactaggcctgaccctgcttagcttccaagatcagacaagatcgggcatgtgcagggtaacagttgctgctagagaGAGCATGGCAGGAAGTTAAATGTTAAAGGTAAACATGTGATCTCTGGGTTGCAATCTGGCAACTCTGCCTGTGACTGTCAAGAGGTTTTacaggtaaaaaagaaaaaccttcaCCTGTGAATTGGTCTCCTACCAGGTTAACGTTAATCATCTTATCAGCCTCTGACTAGGTGTGTTTCACTGGTTTGGCTCATGTCTAGATGATGGTAAGCGTCAAAGTTGAAGATATGACTGCAATGGAGACCTCCAGAGCACAGCCCCTTCCTCAGCACGTTCCTCAAGCAacacccccaaagaataaacacACACGGCCTGCAGTCTTGGAAAAGGAATCTCGGATGCTACAAGATGCAGGTAACTATAACAGATGACCACTGAGGCCTTAGCAAAAGGAATCTTTCTGTTTCAAGCTGGTACGGAAGTATTTGCCTGGTAGCCTATGGTGAGTGACACTTCCCTCCAGGCAAGGAAGAGGTAAAAAAACTGGTTGTGCTTTTCTTGTAGGTGACATGTAACTAATATAGGTATGAGTTAGCAACCAGACTTCCTGTTCATTCAGTTAGTGGGCTAGTCACTTTTGAGAATTAGCAGAGCTACTTTGAATTTGCAGTGAAATAGGAAACATCTCCAATGGCATTCAATCTTTTCAGGTCTGCAGCCCACCTTCAGTGCAGAGCTTGGCAGTCAcatagctagaggagggagaAAAACATTAATGTGCCATGTAAATGGCCTCtctcacttgccatcagagccattccaggcactgatggcaacatgcaggagacactgtttggtttggtgagtgcTTGCGCATTGCTGTTGcattggaatggctccaatggcgagtaGAGGGACTAAAGACCATATTCGGCCATcttcagcctgctccctgccaaAGTTGCATTGTGTTCTTCCTGATGAAAGCACACTCTAGAGGTGGGCTTTTTgtgcttaaaaacaaaaaagtgaaaGCTTGGCAGAGCTTGGGCAGCGttctacaacccaccaaaaatcaggtcacaacctacACTTTGAGATCCACTGATCTTGTAGTTTTCTGGACCTGCATGAGATTTGGAGAAACCATAAAGAACATGTTACAGAGTCACCTGGAAGGAAAAGAAGTTTTCTTCTTGTGCCAACTTTAGTACACTGCTTCCCAGTGTTGTGGTTTAGACATTAATTGGACTTCCAGAAGTTGCGAATGGATATGGTGGGCAGTTTCTTCTTCCCCTGGGTCTGGCTGATCTGGGTATTTCCTTGAAGTCAGTTGGTTTCCATCCTGTTAACAACCCAGAATAAGACATTTTCTGGGTCTTAAGAATATTTCCcaccttagttggcaaccttcagtctcgaaagactatggtatcgcgctctgaatggtggttctggcatagtgtctagtgtggctgaaaaggccgattcgggagtgacaatcccttccacactgggggcaagtgcggtctgtctccctggctatgggccttccttctttgcctctttgcctcagtctgttggccaagtgtctcttcaaactggaagaggccatgctgcacagcctgcctccaagcgggccactcagaggccagggttttcccacctattgaggtccactcctaaggccttcagatccctcttgtagatgtccttgtatcccagctgtggtctacctttagggcgctttccctgcacgagttctccaaggaggagattctttgggatccggccatcatccattctcaagacatgaccgagccaacgcaggcgtctctgtttccaTCTGTCTGGTTTGGCCAGCAGCATGCTTAACTATTGTCATGACTTTTTCTTCCTGTGCTCTTCAGAAATggcctgctagatcaggccaaggctcCAACAACTGGTTTGTAACAGTGGCCAACCAAGAAGCCCAGAACCAGGGTTTGAAGACAATGCCTGCTTGCCCCTCTCTCAAAAGTTATTCAAACTACCACTGATTTCCCACAGAAGCAGCAATGCAGCATGATTTATTGCTAAATTGACTCTAAATGTATATAGAGTTTCAGAGTACCAGAAATTGGGGTCAATCAATAGGAGATAGCCATCTCCTTTGTGCCTTGCAAGACACCTTTGTGCCTTGCTTTGCtttcctggagcatttgttgggtATAAGGCAATTCTGTGCACAGTTTTCTTTTCTACCTGGCAGGGGAGAGAATTTTGCAAGGAGCTGCAAGGTCACCAGCCCTTGGGGAGCTGGAGAATCTAGCTCTTTCATGCATTCTGCAAGGAGCTTTGAGAGACAGAGCTGTCCAGGAAACAGAACAAGAAGGCATTGGAAAGGGTCAGCAAGGAACCCCAGCCACAAACATGCAACAATGTCTGCAGGGGAGGGAGATAACAGGTGACTCAAGGAAGAACAGGTGCCATACTTTTTCTCAAGATAAACCTCATAAATGCAGGGACTGTGGGAGAGCTTCTGGGAGAAACAGGAGCTCGCTACACATGGACAAGTGCATGAGAAGGATCGACCCTACCCCTGTGCAGTATGTGAGAAGAACTTCAACCGTCTAACACATCTGAAAACACACTGGAGAACACACACAGGGCTCAAGCCATACAGCTGCGGGGAGTGCAGGAAGAATTTTGGCCAACTCTCCACATTGACCACACATCAGAGGCTACATACTGGGGAGAGACCTTACTCGTGTGAGGAGTGCAGGAAGACCTTCACAAACCCTTCAGACTTGAACAAACATCAGCGGTTGCACACAGGGGAGCGACCTTACCCGTGCAGGGAATGTAGAAAGAGGTTCAGCCAGCTCTCCAACCTGACCATGCATTATAGAAGCCATACAGAAGACAGGCCTTACCCCTGtggggagtgtgggaagagcttcaagTACCTGGCGGACCTCACAGTCCACAAGAGGAAACACATGGGCGAAAGACCTTTTCTTTGTCCCCAGTGTGGGAAACGCTTTAGCAACAAGTCATctttggcccagcaccagaggaTCCACACCAGAGTTTCTGCCAAGGTTAAATGAGCGACTGCGCAGGTGAGAGCTCCCCTTGGCCTTGTATATAGTTGTGACAAAGCCATCCATCAAGCACAATCTCACTGCAGGGAAATAAGGAAGCACCATCTGCAATGAAGAATTTGGGGCATCTGCCACTAGTGAAGAAGACACAGGGCAGCATAGAGGAAAAATGAATGAGACAAAAGTCGCTATGAAATAGACCCTGCAAAAACCCTCATCTAGGAACACTGCAAAACCAGACTTATGATTTTTGCAGCTCAGGTTGCATCCCACCAAAAATTCCAAATGAGATGTCTGGGTCTTCCTTTCTCCAGGCTTGTCTTTATTTCTGGCCATGCTGACAATGTttagtattttttaaaagaattggaATGAATTTAATAGTTGTCTGCTTGTCCTTATTAGCATCCCTGAAACTGGGAAGGTAAGACTGGTTACATCTGCCCCCTGAATATGTTCAAAGTGACACTTTGTGCCAAAATGCATCCTCTCCCCCTGCCATTGCAAACCTTTGATGCCCAATCCATCAGGCACCTAGTTCCCAACTTCTTAATCCAGTTCTCCCCACTTTGGCTGTTCCTACTTGCCGCACTGTGCTACAGTTTGCCCATTCCCTCTGCTAGGTAGTATAAGTCTGAGTGCAATCTAGGACCTTTCTTTTCTAAAGGTTATCTCAAGGAAGTTGCAGCTTACAATTTCTAATAGCAGTCTATTAGCCTTCTTCCATAAGATGATATCTACTCCAGCACTCTGCGTCCAACAGGACAAAGTTGGATGCCTTTTAGGAGCACACAAACAGACCACAAAGGCAACAGAGCCAgcatctgatattcagagataTGCTGTCCCTGCATTTGGAAGTTCCATTTGGCTATCAGGTCTACTAACCCCTCCTTCAGTCCCCAGGAGCTCTGACTAGCATGCACATCTTCCTGTTGTCATCATATACTTGTTAGACAGGCTGGGATTCACAATGGTGACTTGCAAAGGGATGAGCTTTGGGGCTGGTTTAGGCCTGCATTTTCCACATTAAAAAAAGTGTGTTCCTatatttaaaaatgacatttttcctgCCCTAAACTTCTTTCAAATCCAACCAGAGTACTACAGTTTTCTCACAAACAGCGCCTTAAAACTTTTTCTCCTTTCTGCTCTTTTGCAAAGCATAAATGTAAACGGTGAATTGTGTATACACAAAATGCCCTTGCACTGAGTCATGTCTTTAGGTCATCTGGCTAAATATTGTCTCccttgactggcagcagttctccaggtttcagacagggatcttccCTTATTTACCTGGGGGTGTCAGATACCGAACCTGGAACCATCTGCCATCCACCATACAGCCACAGCTCCTCAACCCCAGAGCTTTGCCGTAACACACTCCTGAAAGGTGAGTCACCTACATTACAAGACTGGTTCTGTTACAGGAGGCCAAGATTATGAATGGCACCAAGTATTTTtacaataaaattatttattgatTAAAAAACCTTTTGAattaagcaaacaaaaaaaatcttccaaAAACCCAACTCTGAAACATTGCCAGGGCTGTTAAAAAAAGTTTAGTAAAGGGCTGTGGTGTGGCTCAGAAAGCAGGAAAAGTGTGTGATGGCTGAATGGAAGACAAGGTAGCTATAGCCAAATACGgctgagaaaaagaaaatgttggaGAGTGAAAAGTGTGGCATAGAACAGGCAGTGCACACCCTCTTACAATCAGGTCTGTGTTTGTATTGCCATTCAGTTGGGAGATTGGGGAAAAAAAGTGTGGTACAAACCCCAAAATTCAGCTTCTAGGAATCTTGGCAttcatataaaaataaaacaaaatcatgTTTCTGCCCTTATGGTTGGGAAAATAGACTTGAAAGTACAGGCGGGGTCCCAAATCTATggatctggtatccacagatttggtcaTCTGAGAGGGGCTGCCCTCACACATGCCTAGtaacattatttaaatgcttaccccAACGAAAATGTTCTTTACAGGGTTGATATAAGCATTCAAGTTTATAGTGACACGTATGCTGCCTCCTgatagcctgaatgcttgaaaagactagattgaGGTTAAGCAGTTTACTTcagcttcctgttaaccttgatctaatgcagtagttcccaaattttttagcatcaggacccacctaaaacaAAAAGCTTTACCAACCACTGAAGCTtcagtggctataaaggttatttggccatagtaGCATAGCAgcccaagtagcagattgtttaaccttgatgcacatagtctaatctaattgtctagtcatagtctagtccagtggttaccaaactgtgagctgcggctccccagtgagctatggaaaccagccaagggagccacagaGTCTTTACAAAAAACATGCTGC is a window of Tiliqua scincoides isolate rTilSci1 chromosome 5, rTilSci1.hap2, whole genome shotgun sequence DNA encoding:
- the LOC136653188 gene encoding zinc finger protein 25-like, encoding MQGLWESFWEKQELATHGQVHEKDRPYPCAVCEKNFNRLTHLKTHWRTHTGLKPYSCGECRKNFGQLSTLTTHQRLHTGERPYSCEECRKTFTNPSDLNKHQRLHTGERPYPCRECRKRFSQLSNLTMHYRSHTEDRPYPCGECGKSFKYLADLTVHKRKHMGERPFLCPQCGKRFSNKSSLAQHQRIHTRVSAKVK